Proteins encoded by one window of Ornithodoros turicata isolate Travis unplaced genomic scaffold, ASM3712646v1 Chromosome86, whole genome shotgun sequence:
- the LOC135374606 gene encoding uncharacterized protein LOC135374606 isoform X2, with product MASASVPDLHMERSEEWKEVRKEMHRAIGDRDETRVLKCLDGVPALKVWLDPDEDVSARYKAIEEKAFRIHGLLVSRECGLKNTGESSCYEDLTPLGRAEIRRQRYYTTECVDSYIDYLKIKSRSVTRCDDFNERLEKMFKHLSSDELNRNILKVAATAPHLEVVFDYKSESVQRTTGCWDRHNLGLTFYNEQRVFVGASTEEAVTRGTLIHELCHMALCLVYHNDGKPYVCGDMEREQQYGAILNDIKRRKKELNLLIQQAVSRNEEQELIVRIPHILAQYGCDDGNRVLEREVPELRKFFEEHVIPDMREYIQNGIPSIDAAQIEKENARLNKTFKTDNLKVQFEKPLKKSVWKEGSLHVFTGPELRLLEIMVHNAVQSTGRPYLFFEANQYDSTLQDVLLDYKCAFVLVSVHPNEDVRKVIKLLSEVSCATGSKVLLLVEHTGEEYLLKQVQADAFFAKRHKDHRIDEASFVHVKNSCKKEVFENSRVKLQGQYVSVLPEAMNIDTFLQCVDTAVFLRLCESRNIDVGPPLREREERVQNYYVKRECRRAVEINLNECNLNDDSEAFALLDCPHNHVATLLPRGCEAKAKEELTKFEKFVLLQEPRDYEALLENVHFRNKVVHLLKFEEPRKRLLWTKSNGKLSHLRMTGSDCYTEEELLNVNEKVVIVSGAPGMGKSMLAKHLCTEVKDRDTKRWVMYVDLPQRMASVKTALASQADMCKYLADLCQVQKNGVEFALFEKSLNNGIPFEIVFILDAFDELNERCRKAILKLTSFISEKKAHKIYIFTRTVLKPHAQDALHTVSYELLPFTHENREEFIRKYEKTAHSTNENDGASELFQRLLTNLKDKNKTILETPLLLRMIFEMKNGEIAKSDDYSSLLERANISADKNLYIVHVYKLFVWYKHLVFRIEKRKENLRLHAVQEENDSAALQFYENHKLLAMKCIFPQEKLKYLLNKDELENLEPEGRLMKDAANNCLKEGFLNGLNNGIPEFVHKTFAEFFAADYLLKKAKVTENLDLRDVIVNLYREEEYSGVMMLFDPLASESFPLHCAVMNNDASYFEQHVIQREDMFRVDELKRTPLHLGALHSDEATLKKLPMDDELIKEDLFQLSPFGYAELRSPWDAKYAGKWMECLQTETSAAGERLNVLCARCSEEAVRRSTENLRRFETLEQKRHFLERAIFTAVRHDLRGVLDVYLTYVSPRESTVDLHRDIMDQLKSRKERSLRCSAESSVIGNLDSFTDSSNRTVLFYAKSETVCKMLLLYCDIGIVDNYGNTMLHISAEEGNLETTQFYLAHLSVNNRNGHFETPLHLSEDAEIAKLLVPLYSSVNVLDYHEETPIDICAKRDDLEAMKLLLLRTRTYDEHHMRLNTTLHVASASLSLKAVTFLLPHTNAHMLNYARETCSDFARTIWKYHSSVESNVVSCLIPHSIVNSPETFGSSPLYVWANDGVRKVMQTLWPYLRHSDPRHAQRISRSFVFVLVSEDFQQEISCLKHLFLHLDVIAGDPDSRKLLHDMAKDKLRKIKEENLINYMKLLLPHLNLSEQDYVERGVKNEDIVTLYRGWSHMNNTDDLHIDDVNAEMIDDDGNIKLLIEAGEGNVEAVKIHLSHSSVCFTDERENTALHLSARKGHANVVKLLIPLYTSVEVIDVYRMTPMHVCALNGHLDVVKLLLLRSRISSRVMNGWTPLHSACYSDEVDIVNFLLPHSFPNMRDTVGYTCCALSAEESKMNVLRCLIPHSLMNCPNEDGKSPTRMCAEDYMREELMTLLPYSCDYDAASLLTNLELPSCEDDMSMEDTLCLKLMVLHSDVNAVDECFRATLSRIREYYVESYSFWHPTETEISLLLSYIPLLLPHTNVSAKDDEGKKLLQRALQSSQDPELVSFLQKWTRLNDFHS from the coding sequence ATGGCTTCAGCATCCGTACCTGATCTACACATGGAAAGGTCAGAAGAATGGAAGGAGGTCAGGAAGGAAATGCATCGAGCCATAGGAGACAGAGATGAGACCCGTGTTCTGAAGTGCCTGGATGGTGTGCCTGCCCTGAAAGTGTGGTTAGACCCCGATGAAGATGTCTCTGCTCGCTACAAAGCTATTGAAGAGAAAGCTTTCCGCATTCATGGTCTGCTAGTCTCGCGTGAATGTGGACTCAAGAACACCGGAGAATCATCGTGTTATGAAGATCTCACACCTCTTGGACGCGCCGAAATTCGACGGCAGCGGTATTACACGACAGAATGCGTGGACTCTTACATCGACTATCTGAAAATCAAATCACGGAGCGTCACCAGATGTGATGACTTCAATGAGCGATTGGAGAAGATGTTCAAGCACCTCTCCAGTGACGAATTAAACAGGAATATTCTGAAAGTGGCTGCAACAGCACCGCACCTGGAAGTAGTATTCGACTACAAGAGTGAAAGCGTTCAGCGGACTACGGGATGCTGGGATAGACACAACCTCGGTCTCACTTTCTACAACGAACAGAGAGTTTTCGTCGGGGCCAGCACTGAAGAAGCCGTAACCCGCGGGACGCTCATTCACGAGTTATGTCACATGGCACTTTGCCTAGTGTATCATAATGATGGCAAGCCTTATGTCTGCGGGGACATGGAGAGGGAACAGCAATACGGAGCCATTCTGAACGACataaaacgaaggaaaaaagaGCTGAATCTTCTTATCCAACAAGCTGTCTCCCGTAATGAAGAACAAGAGCTAATTGTACGGATTCCTcacatactggcccaatatgGTTGCGACGATGGAAATAGGGTTCTGGAACGGGAAGTACCGGAACTACGAAAGTTTTTCGAGGAACATGTCATCCCAGACATGCGGGAATACATTCAGAATGGAATCCCATCCATAGATGCAGCACAgatagaaaaggaaaacgcgAGACTGAACAAAACTTTCAAAACTGACAATCTCAAAGTGCAATTCGAGAAACCACTAAAGAAGAGTGTCTGGAAAGAGGGGTCGCTTCACGTATTTACGGGTCCAGAACTGAGGCTTCTCGAAATAATGGTTCACAACGCTGTGCAATCTACGGGAAGGCCATACTTGTTTTTCGAAGCGAACCAATATGACTCCACTCTGCAGGATGTGTTACTAGACTACAAATGTGCATTTGTGCTAGTATCCGTCCATCCAAACGAAGACGTCCGAAAGGTGATTAAACTTCTCAGTGAAGTATCCTGTGCTACTGGATCAAAAGTCCTTTTGCTTGTGGAACACACTGGCGAAGAATACTTGCTGAAACAAGTACAAGCAGATGCATTCTTTGCGAAGAGACACAAAGATCACAGGATCGACGAAGCAAGCTTTGTGCATGTCAAGAATAGCTGCAAAAAAGAAGTGTTCGAAAATTCTCGCGTAAAACTTCAGGGCCAATATGTTTCAGTGCTTCCAGAAGCCATGAATATAGACACCTTCCTACAGTGCGTGGACACTGCGGTTTTCCTAAGGTTGTGCGAATCGCGGAATATTGACGTGGGACCTCCTCTTCGTGAACGAGAAGAACGTGTTCAGAACTATTACGTGAAAAGAGAGTGTAGAAGAGCCGTGGAAATTAACTTGAACGAATGCAATCTAAATGACGACAGTGAGGCATTCGCACTTCTCGACTGTCCACACAATCACGTCGCAACACTTCTACCTCGCGGTTGTGAGGCAAAAGCCAAGGAGGAACTAACCAAGTTCGAGAAATTCGTGCTCCTCCAAGAGCCACGTGACTACGAAGCTCTCCTGGAAAATGTTCATTTCCGAAACAAAGTAGTGCACCTGCTAAAGTTCGAGGAACCTCGTAAGAGACTCTTGTGGACAAAATCAAATGGTAAACTCAGTCATCTTCGAATGACAGGAAGTGACTGTTACACTGAGGAGGAGTTGTTGAACGTAAACGAGAAGGTTGTCATAGTCTCTGGTGCACCTGGTATGGGAAAGAGTATGTTGGCAAAGCACTTGTGCACAGAGGTAAAAGATCGAGATACGAAGCGGTGGGTGATGTACGTCGACCTTCCTCAGAGAATGGCATCTGTTAAAACAGCGTTGGCGAGTCAAGCGGATATGTGCAAGTATCTAGCGGATCTGTGTCAAGTACAAAAAAATGGTGTAGAGTTCGCTTTGTTCGAGAAAAGTTTGAACAACGGAATCCCTTTCGAGATTGTCTTCATCTTGGATGCCTTCGATGAACTGAACGAGAGATGCCGCAAGGCTATATTGAAGCTTACATCGTTTATATCTGAAAAGAAAGCTCACAAGATATATATCTTTACTCGTACTGTACTTAAGCCCCATGCACAAGATGCTCTGCACACGGTGTCATATGAACTCCTTCCTTTTACACACGAAAATCGGGAGGAGTTCATTAGAAAATATGAGAAAACAGCTCATTCAACCAATGAAAACGATGGAGCTTCCGAGCTGTTTCAGCGACTGCTCACGAACTTGAAGGATAAAAACAAGACAATCCTGGAAACCCCTCTCCTGCTTCGTATGATCTTTGAAATGAAGAATGGGGAAATTGCAAAGTCTGACGATTACTCTTCGTTACTTGAACGTGCAAACATATCAGCCGATAAGAACTTATACATCGTACACGTCTACAAGTTGTTTGTGTGGTACAAGCACCTTGTATTcagaattgaaaaaagaaaagaaaatctccGCCTACACGCCGTACAAGAGGAGAATGACTCCGCAGCGCTTCAGTTTTACGAAAACCATAAACTCCTCGCTATGAAGTGTATATTCCCTCAGGAAAAATTGAAATACTTATTGAACAAAGACGAATTAGAGAATTTAGAGCCCGAAGGACGTTTAATGAAGGACGCAGCTAATAATTGTCTCAAAGAAGGATTTCTGAATGGTCTGAACAACGGAATTCCAGAGTTCGTTCATAAGACATTCGCTGAATTCTTTGCAGCCGATTACTTACTGAAAAAAGCGAAAGTAACAGAAAATTTAGACCTAAGGGATGTCATTGTCAATCTGTACCGTGAAGAAGAATACAGCGGTGTAATGATGTTGTTCGACCCACTGGCATCGGAGTCCTTTCCCCTTCACTGTGCTGTGATGAACAATGACGCTTCATATTTTGAGCAACATGTTATCCAAAGAGAGGATATGTTCAGAGTCGATGAGCTCAAAAGGACGCCATTGCACTTAGGAGCCCTGCATTCTGATGAAGCAACATTGAAGAAGCTTCCGATGGATGATGAGCTAATCAAGGAGGATTTGTTTCAACTGTCACCGTTTGGGTACGCAGAGCTGCGGTCTCCATGGGACGCAAAATACGCTGGGAAGTGGATGGAATGCTTGCAGACTGAGACTTCGGCTGCGGGAGAAAGACTTAATGTGTTATGCGCTCGATGCAGTGAGGAAGCAGTGAGACGTTCTACCGAAAATCTGCGCAGGTTTGAAACCTTGGAGCAAAAGAGACATTTCCTTGAACGAGCAATATTCACGGCTGTGAGACACGACCTACGAGGCGTTTTAGATGTGTATCTGACCTATGTGTCCCCGAGAGAGAGTACAGTAGATCTGCACAGAGACATCATGGACCAATTAAAATCACGCAAGGAACGAAGCTTGAGATGTTCTGCAGAGTCTTCGGTAATTGGAAACCTTGACAGTTTTACAGACAGTAGCAATAGAACTGTCCTTTTTTATGCAAAGTCCGAGACTGTTTGTAAAATGCTCCTTCTTTACTGCGATATTGGAATTGTTGATAATTATGGAAACACAATGTTGCACATTAGCGCGGAAGAAGGAAATCTGGAGACAACACAGTTTTACCTCGCACATTTATCCGTTAACAATAGAAATGGACACTTTGAAACTCCTTTGCACTTGAGTGAAGATGCAGAGATTGCGAAGCTACTTGTGCCTCTTTATTCCTCAGTGAATGTTCTCGATTATCATGAAGAAACTCCGATAGATATATGTGCAAAGAGAGATGATTTGGAGGCCATGAAGTTGTTACTCCTTCGCACTCGGACATATGACGAACATCACATGAGACTGAACACAACGCTTCATGTGGCTTCTGCCTCTCTTTCCCTTAAAGCTGTGACGTTTCTTCTACCCCACACAAACGCGCACATGCTTAACTACGCAAGAGAAACGTGCTCAGACTTTGCTAGGACAATTTGGAAATATCATTCGAGTGTGGAGTCCAACGTTGTGAGTTGTCTCATCCCACACTCGATCGTGAACTCACCTGAAACGTTCGGCTCATCACCGTTGTACGTCTGGGCGAATGATGGTGTAAGGAAAGTGATGCAAACTCTATGGCCTTATTTGCGACACAGTGACCCTAGGCATGCACAGAGGATCAGCAGAAGCTTTGTGTTTGTGCTGGTGAGCGAGGATTTCCAACAAGAAATTTCGTGTTTGAAACATCTCTTCCTCCATTTAGATGTCATCGCTGGTGATCCTGATAGCCGCAAACTGCTACATGATATGGCCAAGGACAAGCTACGTAagataaaagaagaaaatctcATTAATTACATGAAGCTGTTACTGCCGCATTTAAATCTCAGTGAGCAGGATTATGTAGAACGTGGAGTAAAAAATGAGGACATCGTTACCTTATATCGGGGATGGTCGCACATGAATAACACCGATGATCTCCACATTGACGATGTCAACGCGGAAATGATCGACGACGATGGCAATATCAAGTTGCTAATAGAAGCAGGGGAAGGTAATGTGGAAGCTGTTAAGATCCACCTCTCCCATTCATCCGTGTGCTTTACAGATGAGAGAGAGAACACTGCATTGCACTTGAGCGCGAGGAAGGGACACGCGAATGTGGTGAAGCTTCTCATTCCTCTTTATACATCAGTGGAAGTGATCGATGTGTATCGAATGACGCCAATGCATGTGTGTGCCTTAAATGGACATCTGGACGTTGTGAAGTTATTATTACTCCGCTCTAGAATCAGTTCCCGTGTCATGAATGGATGGACACCTCTTCACTCGGCCTGTTACAGTGATGAAGTTGATATCGTGAATTTCCTTCTTCCCCACTCCTTTCCTAATATGCGCGACACAGTCGGTTACACATGCTGCGCTCTTTCCGCtgaagaaagcaaaatgaaTGTTCTGAGATGCCTCATCCCACACTCTCTTATGAACTGTCCTAATGAAGACGGCAAATCACCAACGCGAATGTGTGCAGAAGATTATATGAGAGAAGAGCTAATGACATTATTACCATATTCTTGTGATTACGACGCAGCGAGTTTATTGACTAATCTCGAGCTGCCATCTTGTGAGGACGATATGAGTATGGAAGATACGCTTTGTCTGAAACTGATGGTACTCCACTCAGATGTCAACGCAGTAGATGAGTGTTTCCGTGCAACACTCAGCCGCATTCGAGAGTATTATGTAGAGAGTTATTCATTCTGGCATCCAACAGAGACTGAGATATCACTACTCCTGAGCTATATTCCTCTCTTGCTTCCACATACAAATGTTTCTGCTAAGGATGATGAAGGCAAGAAACTATTACAACGAGCCCTCCAAAGTAGCCAAGATCCCGAATTGGTTAGCTTCCTTCAGAAATGGACTCGCTTGAATGACTTTCATTCATGA